One Lagopus muta isolate bLagMut1 chromosome 10, bLagMut1 primary, whole genome shotgun sequence DNA segment encodes these proteins:
- the ONECUT1 gene encoding hepatocyte nuclear factor 6: MNAQLAMESMGDLHAVSHEPGAELLGGPAHPRAAAVPPRGHLGGPARPAGMALLDGGDFHHHHRAAEHGLGGPLHPAMSMGCETPPGMGMSGTYTTLTPLQPLPPISTVSDKFPHHHHHHHHHPHQRLPGNVSGSFTLMRDERGLAPMNNLYAPYHKDVAGMGQSLSPLSGSGLGSVHGSQQALPHYAHPGAAMPADKMLTPTGFEAPHPAMLGRHGEQHLSAPPAGMVPLGGIPHPPHGHLGAQGHGQLLGPGREQNPAVAGSQAGGGSNSGQMEEINTKEVAQRITTELKRYSIPQAIFAQRVLCRSQGTLSDLLRNPKPWSKLKSGRETFRRMWKWLQEPEFQRMSALRLAACKRKEQEHGKDRGNTPKKPRLVFTDVQRRTLHAIFKENKRPSKELQITISQQLGLELSTVSNFFMNARRRSLDKWQDEGSSNSGNSSSSSTCTKA; this comes from the exons ATGAACGCGCAGCTGGCGATGGAGAGCATGGGCGACCTGCACGCGGTGAGCCATGAGCCGGGCGCCGAGCTGCTGGGCGGCCCCGCGCacccccgcgccgccgccgtgCCGCCCCGCGGGCACCTGGGCGGCCCCGCGCGGCCCGCGGGCATGGCGCTGCTGGACGGCGGCGActtccaccaccaccaccgcgCCGCCGAGCACGGGCTGGGGGGGCCGCTGCATCCCGCCATGAGCATGGGCTGCGAGACGCCCCCCGGCATGGGCATGAGCGGCACCTACACCACGCTGACTCCGCTGCAGCCGCTGCCGCCCATCTCCACGGTGTCGGACAAGTTTccgcaccaccaccaccaccatcaccaccatccgCACCAGCGCCTCCCGGGCAACGTCAGCGGCAGCTTCACGCTCATGCGGGACGAGCGGGGCCTGGCGCCCATGAACAACCTCTACGCGCCGTACCACAAGGACGTGGCCGGCATGGGGCAGAGCCTGTCGCCGCTGTCGGGCTCGGGGCTGGGCTCGGTGCACGGCTCGCAGCAGGCGCTGCCGCACTACGCGCACCCCGGCGCCGCCATGCCCGCCGACAAGATGCTGACGCCCACCGGCTTCGAGGCGCCGCACCCCGCCATGCTGGGCCGGCACGGCGAGCAGCACCTGAGCGCCCCGCCCGCCGGCATGGTGCCCCTGGGCGGCATCCCGCACCCCCCGCACGGCCACCTGGGCGCGCAGGGCcatgggcagctgctgggccCCGGCCGGGAGCAGAACCCTGCGGTGGCGGGCTCGCAGGCGGGCGGCGGGAGCAATTCAGGGCAAATGGAAGAAATCAATACCAAAGAAGTCGCTCAGAGGATCACCACCGAGCTCAAGCGATACAGCATCCCCCAGGCCATCTTCGCCCAGCGGGTGCTGTGCCGCTCCCAGGGGACCCTCTCGGACCTGCTGAGGAACCCCAAGCCCTGGAGCAAGCTCAAGTCCGGCCGGGAGACCTTCCGCAGGATGTGGAAGTGGCTCCAGGAGCCCGAGTTCCAGCGGATGTCTGCTCTGCGGCTGGCAG CGTGCAAGAGGAAAGAACAAGAGCACGGGAAGGACAGAGGGAATACCCCCAAAAAGCCTCGGTTGGTCTTCACGGATGTCCAGCGTCGAACTCTACATGCAATATTCAAGGAAAATAAGCGTCCATCCAAAGAATTACAAATCACCATTTCCCAGCAGCTCGGGTTGGAGCTGAGCACCGTCAGCAACTTTTTCATGAATGCACGGAGGAGGAGTCTGGATAAGTGGCAAGACGAGGGCAGCTCCAATTCAGGCAACTCATCTTCATCAAGCACTTGTACCAAAGCATGA